A stretch of Chiloscyllium punctatum isolate Juve2018m chromosome 34, sChiPun1.3, whole genome shotgun sequence DNA encodes these proteins:
- the LOC140458851 gene encoding uncharacterized protein isoform X3, which yields MCEYPEHCPVKEMEESDPGVQFPAKAELDVGTQFQGAVDGYWEYQSSYLVWIAIVVVLIILMYRCSKRRKKLRLRFRVECYGKGDIHKDILMNSSVYDDDPRIPYVFYVYKVSREIEDLRNALQYAERKFRRGLDTRKR from the exons ATGTGCGAATATCCTGAACACTGTCCAGTCAAGGAGATGGAGGAGTCGGATCCTGGAGTACAATTTCCAGCAAAGGCAGAGCTGGATGTTGGGACACAATTTCAAGGAGCGGTGGATGGATATTGGGAATACCAGAGCTCATACTTGGTGTGGATCGCTATAGTCGTAGTTCTTATCATTTTAATGTACAGATGCTCAAAGCGCCGGAAGAAGTTGCGCCTCAGGTTCAGAG TGGAATGTTACGGAaaaggggatatacacaaagataTTCTGATGAACAGTTCTGTCTATGACGACGATCCCAGAATTCCTTATGTTTTCTACGTTTACAAAGTTTCTCGTGAAATTGAAGATCTCCGAAATGCCCTGCAATATGCTGAAA